In Dissulfuribacter thermophilus, one genomic interval encodes:
- a CDS encoding type II toxin-antitoxin system RelE/ParE family toxin yields the protein MFRLMTKTFAKWASKQQLLDEALKGALDEIEKGKYEASLGGNLYKKRVRFIGKGKRGSARMIICYKKGDRAIFIHGFAKNEKSSLSKRELHALREFSKILLGLTSEQIRIAIKNGDFIEV from the coding sequence ATGTTCAGATTAATGACAAAAACTTTTGCAAAATGGGCATCCAAACAACAATTGCTTGATGAAGCATTGAAGGGCGCTTTGGATGAAATAGAAAAAGGAAAATACGAAGCTAGCTTAGGTGGTAATCTTTACAAGAAGCGAGTTCGATTTATAGGCAAAGGTAAAAGAGGCAGTGCCAGAATGATAATTTGCTATAAAAAAGGGGATAGAGCCATTTTTATACATGGATTTGCAAAAAATGAAAAATCTTCTTTATCCAAAAGAGAACTTCATGCGTTGAGAGAATTTTCGAAGATACTTCTCGGGTTAACCTCCGAACAAATAAGGATAGCCATTAAAAATGGGGATTTCATAGAGGTGTAA